Part of the Leishmania infantum JPCM5 genome chromosome 34 genome, GGTACGTTTGACATGGAGCGTGAAGCAAGGTGGTATTCGTGTGTTTCAGCGCTCTAATTtgcctcctgcagcttctTGTGTTTTCGGGTTTCGCGTTGTTGAGACTACAGGAGCgtttgcgcgcgcgtcttGCGAAAGTGTCCTTGACGTTTGGTTACACactcgcctccctctctcctcctccccctcctcttctcagCCTTTCTCCGAGGCCCGCTTGACGCAAAGgacccttctctccctctccgcacACCCTCCCATGGCTCAGTCTCAtccgctgcttctctccttcttcgctGTCGGATCATGCATCGGCGCTCAGGTGGAGGTGCGCTTCACATACccgaagcacacacacacacacacacgcgtagaaagaagagcgacaagtgagcagcaccagccaTGGAGAGAGGGCCAAGTAGGGCGCTGGAAACGCAGGCGAGTGAAACAGCGCAGCGGTAGCGGGGAGAGGTACGGCGCCGACGCTTACAGTCGAAAACGATCCCTGCACCCCTTTTATTGTTCGTTTTCGCTgccgtttgtgtgtgggcgcagtgcgaagggagggaggcatgAGGCAGCAAACAAAAAGTATCCTCAAAGGCCCCTGACTACCGCATAAGAAGCGACTGTAGCGCCGCTCGGGCCCTGTTGTGATCTGCATCGCTCGTCCGCATATGTGCACATGGGGACGTGTGAGGGGGCCGACTCAAGGCCCAAATTACACACACCGATATACTTACAAGGGGCTGCCGTGACCTGTTCCCGCTCCTTCTTTATTCGTTTTCGAGTCATCTTGCTCTTTTTCTACGAGTGCCTCGGTGTGTTTCACCTTTTTTTGTCTCTTGTcactctttcttttcccccctccctcccgcgACGATTGTGggcactgcagcgcggcatcaGGGTCCAGTACCCACACACGCTCTGTGGGGTCGCCaacaggcggcgcaggctgCCCTCGGAGACGACGGACGGAGTCTTCCGTGTCAGCGGACAGCTCAGTGCGGAAGAGACCTGCGGTCGTGGCCAGGGCTCTACTAGGTCACTACAAATCGTGTGGGCGATTCGGCAAGTATACGCATCCAcctacttttttttttctgctttcGCTGCGTTGCGGTGATGTCGAGCGTAATCCTGGACTGCACGTGTGCCTTGCGCGGTGGGATGGCAATGGGCTGAACGACGCCAGGCAGTGTTCGTCGGCCCGGCTGCTGGACATGGCCGTGGTGCAACTGAGGTAGGAGAAGTGTGGTTGTGTTTGAGTATATTTTCGCGCTTGTCTGTGGTTGGATGATACGTTGAGAAGGATTCCGTTGCGCCTTTTTTGCCCCAGACATTTGTGTGCCTTGTGAGCGTCGTGCCGCCGTGGGTGATGTTGCTGTCTGTAAAGCCGCTTTGTGACTTTTACTGCGACTTTTCTGACCGGCGTACATGATTCATCGTTGACAACCTCCTTCCCACGCGCATCCCTGTTGGTGTGGGTGGATGTTGATCTTCTTTTGTTTGAGCCCTCGTCGTtattttgtttttttttttcacctgtcttccctcctcctcaccactCCCGTCGAAATGTCCTTTAGCGTttcgcgtgtgcttgtgtgtgtgtgtgtgtgtgtgtgtctgtgtgtgtgtgtgtgtctgtgtctgtgtttcaTTCTTGGTTTTGTGTGTACTCCCTCATTTTTTTATTTgtctctgccctcccccctctcgtCTTCCTTCCTTCTTCCGCTGTCTCTTTCTATTCTTGTCGCTTTCCTCTGttgctcttttcttttccttccctcatgttttgtttcttttccttccctcatgttttgtttcttttccACCCCACCCTACCTCACATCCTACACCCCCTCTTGCTCCCTCCCCATTCCGCCGGAGCTCCCATCAGACACAAGCTCCTTTCATCGGCACTCCATCTccatcctctctctcgctttctttgCGTAATGTACGCTTCGGGCCTCCTGCTTCCCTTTATTGTGGACCTTTACCACCTTTTGTTTTCCTGGGCATCCTCTCGGGTGAATGAGTTGCTTTTGCATGTGTATGGTGTATGTGGGTGTTTTTGTGGGTGTCTGgatctctcctcccccccttcGTGCCGTTGTGTGCTTTCGATGTTGTTGGGGTTTTCGAtggctgtgtgcgcgtgggcgCTCCGTTTGGTCTTTTCGAtgttctctccctttttACACGATAAATCTGCCCGcttttccctcctcctttctgGCCCAGTTGCTGGCGCCGTAAGTACGGCACCGAGGGGTGTCGAAGCCCCTCCAAGAACGAAAGACATCTGAAAGCCTCATCAGTAGTCTCATGCTCTGTATCCTTTCTATGTTTTGCTGTTGTTCTCTATCATCCTCATGTCTAGTATGCCTTGCACTGTAGCCTTCTACCAGCTTCACCCTCTTGGTGTGTATAACGAGGTAGAGCGTGAGTGCCGTGACGCCGAAAGACGTGCATCGAAGACCCCTCGACGCCACTGCTCTTACTCTCCTTCGAGCACCACACCGTTCGCACAGCAGCAATGGAGCTTATCCCTCCCAGGAAAGCGGTGCTGTCCTTCTCCCATGtcctctttgtgtgtgcgtgcgtgtgtggaggatTGTCCATCTTGTGATGGTGTGAGGCGGTGGGAACGTAGCACGATTCTCAGATGCCCCTGcccgctctttctctcattGATGAGGGAGATGAAATGAGCCTTTCCATCGCGCTCATACGACAGCCACACACGActtccttctcccccctgctccctccccccttctcgcGCTTTCGCTttcaccaacaccaccatcgccgctTTTTTCAATCCCCATTTCGTTGACGGGAGGTGGCGTCGGAGGCGACACAAGCGGACACTGTCTTTGTTCACTTCTCGCCGGCTCCGCACTGCGTCAGCATCCTCttcccacccccccccacacgcacacacgtacaccgTGATGACTGCAAGAGTGCTGGGCAAAAACACACCGCAAATGCGGGCGAGAATGAGCATCCTGTTGTCATGGATGGGGCCAATGACTGTGGCCGCTTCCGTGGCCTACGCGTATGCCGCCAACCACCCCTCTGCGGCACAGCTGGAAAGCGGCTCTGCCTACCCGTTCCCTCTCACCACGCTCAGGTACTGCGGGCTTCTATTCCTCGTCTACGCATCAGGCACGATGCCGCGCAATCCGTTCTTCCCCAGTTTTGTGTTCCGTAGCAACATCTTTCCTCTGCTGTACAAGATGTACTGCAGCTACACCATCGGCTATCGTGTTCTCCGCCCCTTCATGCACAAGCCGGTCGCCTACCCGCACTCGGACTACCGCATCGGGATTCGCTGCATTGACGCCGGCAGTCCGCTGCGGCTGAAGCCAGTCACCACTGGCACCGCTCCGTTTCTCACCAGGTTCtacgcgcgcgccggcggtgtCGTAGATGCAGCGCTGTGGACAGGATCGGTCGTGCGTGGTGTTGCCGTTGTACCGATCCCCATCTTCGGTGACAACTATGCCTACCTTATCGTGTCGATGCAAACGCACAAGGTCGCCGCGGTCGACCCGGCGGATCcggagacggtgctgcgcatcATGGAATCCCTGCGCGCTCAGCTGCGAgtaccgctgcagctgacggAGGTGCTCACGACCCACAAGCACTGGGACCACGCAGGCGGCAATGAGTTGCTGGCAACGCTTTCGAAAAAAGAGGTgccagtgccgccgcacgaGGAGGTCGGTGTCGACTGCGCACCGAATATGCCCCTGCTTCATCCCAAGCTACGCTTTATCGGCTCTGAGGAAGACGCGCCTCTGTGCTGCGACGTCCTCGTCAGCGACGCGTCGCCCGTGTTCGAGATCATGGGCGGTGCGGCAAAGGTGCAGGCGATGGCTGCCCCCGGCCACACGAAGGGATCCTTGGTTTTTGTGGTAGGCTCAGCAGAGGAAGGCGTCCTTACCGCGACCCCGGCCCGCGTCGCCGTCTTCACAGGCGATAGCCTCTTCTGCGGCGGATGTGGCGCACCGTTCGAGACGGTCTCAGTAGCCCAGATCATGAAGGCGCGTGCGACGTTTCTGGAGGACCCGCGCATGCGGACGCAGCCCGGCACCGGGCAGGAGGTGGCCGAAGAGGACGTCCTTCTTTATGTTGGGCACGAGTACACGGAACGGTTGTTGGCGGAAGTGGTCACACTGATGACGCGCGTCACGACGAGGAGCCGCACCCCCAGCGACCCGCGTGGCAAGGAGTACTTGCGTGCGGTCGCTGATGCGCTGGACGGGGTGAAGATGCTGCGCACGGAGTCTGATGGACTCACGGATGCGGCGCGCATGGGGTGCGAGGCGGATAGGCAGAAGCCGCAAGTCCTCCTTCCGTCGTGCAccgtgccgtcgtcgctggcggtggAGAAGGTGGTGAACCCGCTCTTGACGGTCGATGACGAGGTGCTTACCGCGCTGAAGGAAGCAGAGAAACACGGCCCGATGGACTCGAACGAGGTGGAGCGGGCGATCTACTGCTCTGACCGTCGTCGCCTCCCTGCTTCGGCGACGTAGGCAAGGCGCCcaagccgcagcagccgagccgGTGTGCCACCACCCGCTTACTTGGCTCATTCACGCTGGCGATTTTTCATATCCGTTCGCCCCATTACCTTTCCTTGCCGACTGCCGTGTTGGTAGTGGTGTTTGTCTAGCGAAGGCGCGCATGTGGGCGGGAATGAAGGCCCGCTCGCGCGCCGGCGGACTGTCTTGATTCTCGTTCCTTTGGGTGCAGCCGACACTGGGAAGGCGACCCCTCGATCTCTCACTCAATGTGCCGGGGTGATGGAGTCAAACGCCAACGCACAAGGTGCACCACACGCAATCCAGTGGCCGCACCGCTTCTTTCTTCCCTGCTGCGTATGGCTCCTTATTCTTGGGTGGGGTTGGATGCTTGTGGTGCCCTCGTCTTTGCTTTCTGGTTTGCCTACGCCGTGCCCtttgggtgtgtgtgtgtgtgtgtgtatggcgTGTCATTGTGCTTTACCCGGCATTCATTTAACAGTATCGCATGGTGCATTCTGGAAGGAAGGGAGCATGAATTACGAAAAGGCGCGAatgtgcagctgcgtcagcggCCCGCAGAGGGGGTCTTATCGGGCATGCAGCATGAAAAGTGAAGGAAAAGGGACGCGTGCGCCGGGCTCGTTCGATGGGCCGTTCCTCGGTGCAGCAATCGTCGATGGACAGCATGAATGAGCCAGATGAGGCCGGTTATGCCAGCacgaggtggcgctgctccttcCCTTGTCTATCATCTCGCAATGAGTACACATcgctgtgcttgtgtgtacATGTATTCGCGGTCGAGCACGGCTGTCGCTTCGCACACGGCTGCTGTGCAATACGGCAACGGCCCGTTCTCACCCTAAGTATtgcttccgccgccgccgccgccgccaccaccaccacctccactcCACTCGCTCTCAattctctctccttcttttgTTCGTTTTGTGGGGGGCCTGCCCTACATCTACGCTAGCCCttctaccccccccccccgcccgaCCCCCTCCACCGGCGGTGCATTGCTGGCCATACAAAGCCCCCCTGCCACTCGCGTATCTATCGCTTATCTTCTTTGCGGCGAGGTACAACTGCTGCCTCAACACGTGCGTCTTGTGCATCTCAGCACCTCCATTGTGCGCGCTTTTTCGGGGctcgctctcctctttttcatCTGAACGAATCGGGAGTGCCCACGCATCGCTGCCTCGACGCCGTCTTCCACGCCAGCATAGGCATACGTGCGCGCAGTCACGAGCACCAAAAGCGGGTGGGGAATGGCGGCGCCGTTTCTGCCCGAGGCGGagagcaccgctgcgccagcggccCTCCGCTCCAACGCACcggacgaggtggaggtgctgcccATTGGCAGTGGGGGCGAGGTGGGCCGCtcgtgtgtggtggtgcgaTACAAGGGGCGCGGCGTCATGCTTGACTGCGGCAACCACCCGGCCAAAAGCGGTCTTGACTCCTTGCCCTTCTTTGACAGCATCAAGTGCGACGAGATCGATGTGGTGCTCATCACGCACTTCCACCTCGACCACTGCGGGGCATTGCCGTACTTCTGCAATCAGACGTCCTTCAAGGGCCGCATCTTCATGACCAGCGCCACCAAGGCCTTCTACAAGATGGTCATGAACGACTTCctgcgcatcggcgccgggGCCAGCGACCTTGTCACGAGCGAGTGGCTGCAGAGCACAATCGATCGCATTGAGACCGTCGAGTACCACGAAGAGGTCACCGTGAACGGCATCTCCTTCCAGCCCTTCAATGCCGGCCACGTGCTTGGAGCAGCCATGTTCATGGTCGACATTGCCGGCATGCGTGCCCTGTACACAGGCGACTTCTCCCGAGTGCCGGACCGCCACCTGCTGGGGGCAGAGGTGCCACCGTACTCACCAGACATCCTGATTGCGGAGAGTACAAACGGCATCCGCGAGCTCGAGTCccgcgaggagcgcgagcACCTCTTCACGAGCAGTGTGCACGACGTCgtacgccgcggcggtcgcTGTCTAGTGCCCGTCTTTGCCCTAGGCCGCGCGCAGGAACTGCTCCTCATTCTCGAGGAGTTCTGGGATGCGCACAAGGAGCTGCAGAACATTCCCATCTACTACGCCTCGTCGCTGGCCCAGCGGTGCATGAAACTTTACCAAACCTTCGTCAGCGCCATGAACGACCGtgtgaagcagcagcatgccAATCACCACAACCCCTTCGTCTTCAAGTACATCCACTCGCTTATGGACACAAAGTCCTTCGAGGACAACGGTCCGTGCGTGGTGCTGGCCTCCCCCGGTATGCTTCAGTCGGGCATCTCGCTGGAGCTATTTGAGCGTTGGTGCGGCGACCGGCGCAACGGCATCATCATGGCCGGCTACTGCGTCGACGGCACCATTGCAAAGGATGTGCTCGCGAAGCcgaaggaggtggcgaagCCGGACGGCAAAGTGCTACCGTTGCGCATGAGCACCATTGAGGCcgtctccttctccgcccaCTCGGACGGTCGGCAGACGCGCGACTTCATTCAAAGCCTTACCAAGGTGAAGCACACAATCCTTGTGCACGGCAACCCAGGCGCCATGGGGCAGCTCAAGAGCAAGCTTCTTCAGGACTTCCGGGACCGCAACATGTCCGTCTACACTACCATGAACCAAGAGTCAATCCGTATTCCGTTCGTGCAGGAGCGCACCGCGAAGGTGATGGGCAAGCTGGCAAACATGAGCCTGCGGGAGGGCGAGTTTGTGAGCGGCGTGATGCTCGTGTCCGGCCAGCACCAGTACAGCATCGTCCACCCCGACGACGTCCCGGTGTTCACCGATCTGAGCGTGAACCGTATTCAGCAGGCCATGGTCCTTCCTCTGCCGCGTCACCGCTcgccgctggaggtgctgcaggtgcttcAGCGGTACTTTGCGCAGAGCAAACTGttcgaggaggtggtgccgcgcCCGTCCAGCCACGaggaagcggcagaggccCATCAAGCAGCCGCCGAGCGCGGCGAGGCCCGAGACCCCGACTCGACCCTGCTGTTCGTCTCCAAAGATGTCACTGTCGATGTGCAGAAGAGCTCGcaggcgcagacgacgctCACCATCACGTGGTACAGCAGCCACTACAACGACCTCCTCGCCGACGTCACGTGCATCGCGCTCGCCAAGCTTGCCGAGGAGCCGcatgaggcagaggcggaggacgTGCTTGTGCCTGCCGACGTCTCCGGCCAGGACCGTATCTTCCGTGTCAAGTGCTTCCACTACATGATCTCGCAGTTCTATCCGTCCGTCAAGACGAACTTGTCGTCGGGTagctgcagcgtcagccTTGCGGATGGTCAGGTAGCAAACATCGTGGACTGCATCGAGGTCTACTTGGAACGCAGTGCTGGCAAGAAGGACGTCGACTACGACGCGCCAGAGGTTCAGAAGCTGAAGCAGATTCTGAAGCGCATCTACCTGACGTTGTTCCCCATTCCAGCGGACAACGGCTGGTGCGACTGCGGCATGATTCACGGCGAAGAACCCGTGGCGGAGTAACGGTGGCCTCGGCGCCCGccaccttccccctcccctcctctccccccccctctcacCGTCCTTGTCGCGGCTTTCCACGGCGCCGCATCGTTGCTACTCGTTGCTCGCCAGCATACCGGTGAATGTACAAGCTGAGAAAGGCGTGCGCATGAGAGACGCCCTACTATGTCCCCTTTGTTCCTTCTCTTTTGCTCGTCTccgcgtctctcttttcgaACAACGCGGAGGCAAAACCTCACAGTGCGTCGTATTTTGGGGTCCAGTactcccctcttccccattCTTTCTGGGAAAAAGCCTGGCATCCTCTTCCCCTTATCCCTCTGCCAAGTGCCGAGCCACTTCGGGCGATGGCAGGGCTAGGCCTTGGACGGCCCTGCTTTGCAGCAGCCTGAGCCAGTGAacacgtctg contains:
- a CDS encoding putative cleavage and polyadenylation specificity factor, whose translation is MAAPFLPEAESTAAPAALRSNAPDEVEVLPIGSGGEVGRSCVVVRYKGRGVMLDCGNHPAKSGLDSLPFFDSIKCDEIDVVLITHFHLDHCGALPYFCNQTSFKGRIFMTSATKAFYKMVMNDFLRIGAGASDLVTSEWLQSTIDRIETVEYHEEVTVNGISFQPFNAGHVLGAAMFMVDIAGMRALYTGDFSRVPDRHLLGAEVPPYSPDILIAESTNGIRELESREEREHLFTSSVHDVVRRGGRCLVPVFALGRAQELLLILEEFWDAHKELQNIPIYYASSLAQRCMKLYQTFVSAMNDRVKQQHANHHNPFVFKYIHSLMDTKSFEDNGPCVVLASPGMLQSGISLELFERWCGDRRNGIIMAGYCVDGTIAKDVLAKPKEVAKPDGKVLPLRMSTIEAVSFSAHSDGRQTRDFIQSLTKVKHTILVHGNPGAMGQLKSKLLQDFRDRNMSVYTTMNQESIRIPFVQERTAKVMGKLANMSLREGEFVSGVMLVSGQHQYSIVHPDDVPVFTDLSVNRIQQAMVLPLPRHRSPLEVLQVLQRYFAQSKLFEEVVPRPSSHEEAAEAHQAAAERGEARDPDSTLLFVSKDVTVDVQKSSQAQTTLTITWYSSHYNDLLADVTCIALAKLAEEPHEAEAEDVLVPADVSGQDRIFRVKCFHYMISQFYPSVKTNLSSGSCSVSLADGQVANIVDCIEVYLERSAGKKDVDYDAPEVQKLKQILKRIYLTLFPIPADNGWCDCGMIHGEEPVAE